ATATTTTCGGCATTATTTGTTGGTCAAAATTTAGTAACAATTAAAGAAGTTGATTCAACCAACACTTACCTTAAAACATTACTGTCAAATTCCAAGCCATTGCCCGAAGGTACAGCCATTATGGCAGAAAGCCAATTTGCCGGCCGGGGGCAGCAACAAAACAAATGGCATAGCGAACCTGGCAAAAACTTAACTTTCAGTATTTTGCTAACGCCCTCATTTTTACCTGTTTTGCAACAATTTGACCTTACACGAGCCATAAGCCTGGGCGTAATTGAGGCGCTGAATCCGCTGCTGGGCGACCGCTTAAAAATAAAATGGCCAAACGACATTTATTATGACGACCACAAACTTGGCGGTATTTTGATTGAAACACACCTGCAGGGCGACAGGATAAAAGATGCCATTATTGGTATAGGCCTTAATATAAACCAGGAGCACTTTGAGGCGGGCGCCGGCAATGCCATTTCTGTAAAGCAGATATTACAAAAGGATTATGATTTACGAGCTTTATTATTAGAAATTTGCGGGCATATTGAAGGATACTATCTTAAGCTTAAGGCCGGTAAATTTTTGTTTGTAAGGAGCGCTTATTTAAACCGACTATACTGGTTAAACGAAGTAAGGGATTTCCGGTCAGATGGTGAAACGTTTAGAGGGACCATTATTGGGGTGAAAGATGAGGGGTTACTGGTAGTTGAACATAATAATTTTGCCGCCCGCGAGTTTAGCTTAAAACAAATTGAATTTTTAAATAAATAATACATGAAAAAGTTGTTGTTATTAATGGTGGCGCTGGTTATTTGCGCCGGGGCCTATGCACAAATTGAAACACCGGTACGCTGGGCATACGCGGCAAAAAAATTGAACAGTAAAGAGGCTGTTGTATATTTAAAAGCAACCATACAACCCGGCTGGCATATTTACTCGCTGAATGTTGGCGATGGCGGCCCGATAGCTACTTCGTTTGTATTTTCAAAATCGAAAGATTATGCACCGGTTGGCAAAACCACCGAACCAAAACCTTTATCTAAATACGAGGAATCATTCAAAATGAATGTTACTTATTTTGAGAGAGAGGTTGTTTTTTCGCAAAAAATAAGCTTAAAGTCGGCAACGGCCGGTACTGTAACAGGTAAACTTACTTACATGACCTGTAACGATAAAAAATGTCTTCCACCAGATGATGTAGATTTCACCATTCCTTTAGGCAAATAATTACCAGGGAATAATAAGATGAACCTATTTAAAAAGATCAACTGGTTACCAACGTCAATAGCTGTAGTAACCCTGCTTATTATATTTGGCTTAAACGCGCCAAAACCGGTTTACGCGGCTCAAAAAGGCGGCAAAGATACAACAGCTGCTCCTGCCGATATACAGTTTACCAGTATCCCTACCGCGGCCGATAGTATTGCCATTCGTAAAAAGGCTGCAATGGAAGCCGCGGCACAACAGGCCAACCAATCAACACCGCAGGCAGATTCAGTAACAAAACAAACTGCCGGGTCATCCGTCAAAGCTTCTAAATCCACCGCGGCAAACGCCATGCCCGAATCACTTTGGGCCATATTCATAGCAGGGTTTGTTGGCGGCTTATTGGCAGTAACAATGCCTTGTATTTATCCTCTGTTGCCGTTAACGGTAAGTTTTTTTACAAAAAAATCCGGGTCGAGAGCAAAGGGCATTGGCCATTCATTGCTGTACGGACTATCTATTATCATTATTTATGTAACACTGGGTGTTGTTATCACCCTCATTTTTGGTCCCGATGCATTGAATGCTTTGGCTACAAATGGTATATTTAATATTTTCTTCTTCTTGTTGCTGGTTGTTTTCGGCGTGTCGTTTTTAGGGGCATTTGAAATAAACCTACCAAGTTCTCTGGCTAATAAACTCGATCAAAACTCTGATAAGGGTGGCATGATTGGGATCTTCTTTATGGCGGCAACTCTTGTTGTCGTTTCGTTTTCTTGTACAGGCCCGTTGGTTGGTGGATTGTTAGCAGCAGCAGCTACAAAAGGAGATCGCCTTGGCCCCGCCGTTGGCATGTTTGGCTTTTCGCTGGCACTTGCCTTACCATTTACCTTATTTGCACTTTTCCCGTCGGCATTAAAAAGCTTGCCAAAATCTGGCGGCTGGCTAAATAGCGTCAAAGTGGTTTTAGGTTTTATTGAACTGGCATTTTCTTTAAAGTTCCTATCCAATGTTGACCTTGCCTATCACTGGAATTTCTTTGACCGCGAGGTGTTTTTATCTATATGGATAGCCATCGGATTATTGATCACACTGTATCTAATTGGTAAGATAAAATTCTCTCACGACAGTGATTTGCCTTATCTTTCGGTTACTCGTACTTTTATTGCAGTAGGCTTTTTGGCGTTTACTATTTACCTGATACCTGGCTTGTGGGGCGCCCCGCTAAAAGTAGTAAGTGGCTTTTTGCCACCACCGGCTACACAGGATTTCGACCTTACCCGCCTGAGTAGTGGGGGGAGCGCGACACCTGAGCAAAAGGTATCTATCAAAGAAAAAAAATACGAAAGCATTTTTGCCCGGGGGAAACACCAGGGTTTGAATGAGTGGTATGACTACAACCAGGCAATACAGGTATCTAAAGAATTAAAAAAACCGATTCTTATTGATTTTACTGGCTGGAATTGCGCGAATTGCCGCAAAATGGAGAACGAGGTTTGGCCAGATCCGGAAGTACGCAAGCGCATGCAAAACGATTTTGTTTTACTAGAACTTTATGTAGATGAGAAAACAGACCTTCCAGCCTCGGAGGTGTACACATCATCTTTTAGCTTTAAAAAGATAACAGGCATCGGTGCTAAAAATTCTGATTACGAAACTACCAAGTTCAACACTAATTCGCAGCCTTACTACGTTATTTTGGACAGTGATGGCAACGTACTTGTACCACCTAAAGGAGCCGATTTTAGCATTAGCAATTACATCAAATTTTTAGATAGTGGTATAGCCGCTTATAAAAAGTGATACAGCGTTAACAAATTAAGTGTAAATTCGCGGCAACTTTTAAAAGTTTGCCGCGTTTTTTGGTTACGGGGTTGTTTAAAAGCCACTAATTAAATTATTCAATTTTTTAAGGTAGGGTTTAAAAGGCCATATCAGGATAAAAAATGACGCAGATTAAAAAAATAGGACTTTATACTTCGGGCGGAGATTCGCCGGGCATGAACGCTGCCATCAGGGCGGTTGTACGTACGGCTATATATTATGGTATCGAGGTGATGGGCATTCGCCGTGGTTATGACGGCATGACCAAGGGCGATTTTGTACCCATGAACCGCAAATCGGTTTCAAACATTATTCAACGCGGCGGTACTATACTAAAAACTGCCCGGTGTGATAACTTCCGTACTCCCGAAGGCCGTCAGCAAGCATATGACCATCTTAAAAAAAATAATATTGATGCACTTGTAGGTATTGGCGGCGACGGTACATTTACCGGGGCCAAGGTTTTTGGCGCCGAATATGATATGCCTATCATTGGCCTGCCAGGTACTATTGATAACGATTTAATGGGTACCGATTTTACCATAGGTTATGATACCGCCATTAATACGGTTGTTGAGGCTGTGGATAAAATTCGTGATACAGCAGAATCACATGACCGCCTGTTTATAGTTGAGGTAATGGGCCGCGACTCGGGCCTGATCGCTTTGCGTACAGGCATTGCCGCAGGAGCCGAAGCTATACTTATCCCCGAACACAAAGGTGGCATGGAAGGCTTATTTAACCGCCTTGAGCATGGCCGTAAAGATAAAACATCGCGTATTGTAATTGTTGCCGAGGGCGAAGAGGCCGGTGGCGCATTCGAGGTTGGGCGCCTGGTACAGGAGCGTTTCCCTAATTATGATACCCGTATATCTATATTGGGCCACATCCAACGTGGTGGCGCCCCAAGCTGTATGGATAGGGTATTGGCCAGCCGGGTAGGTGCAGCCGCTGTTGAAGCTTTAAGAGACGGCCACCGCAACGAGATGATAGGCATCATCCACAACGAAATTGCCTATACCCCGTTTGAACACGCCATTAAACATCATGTAGAGATTAATCCTAACCTGTTGAAGCTGGTTGAGATTTTATCAATGTAATTTTACTGAAACAAGCATACTATATGTATAGAGGGGCACAAATTGTTGCGTCTCTCTATATATAAAACCGCAAACCCCGGTTATGGTAGCAGAGCGCACTTTTGCTTTGTATCCCCAAAAAATTCGTCAGGCTTTCTTTTTCAAACTGCTCATCAACTGATCGTACAGATCATCGCTATCGGTTTCACGTGGTTTAAGTTTTTTAACCGTAGCCCGTTTGCCTTTTGATTTGGCCTTGATGATTTTTAGCAACTCGTCGTTGTATTCATCCTTGAATTTAGATACGTCAAAATCCTCCGCATATTGGTTAATAAGGGCAAGGCCAACGTCAAGCTCTTTTTTACTTACGGTTACATCTTTGGCTATATCCAGGTCTTCGGCACTGCGTATTTCCTGCGCAAAACGAATTCTGGTAACTACTAGCACATGTTCCACCGGGTGTACAACACAAAGGCTTTCGGTACTGCGCAGTACAAAGCGCGCCAGTCCCGCTTTTTTTGATTGAATGAGGGCTTTCAGCAAAAGGGCGTAGGCCTTGTTGCTTTTAGTATCTGGTTCGGTGTAGTAGGATGTTTCGTAAAACATTGGGTTTACGTCGGCAATATCTACAAAACTTTCAATCTCGATGATTTTACTTTTTTCGGGGGCGGCATCCTCAAAATCCTGGTCCTCTACAATCACATAATCGTCATTGGCCAGTTTATAGCCTTTCACAATTTTATCGTAGGGTACCTCCTTATGTGTTTTCTCGTTTACCCGCTGATACCTGATGCGCGAATGATCCCGGCTATCCAGCATATCCAAATCAAGCGAACTTGTTTGCACTGCCGAATATAGTTTAACCGGGATGCTAACCAATCCAAAACCAATTGAACCTTTCCAGATAGATCTCATAGCCAAAGCGTTTACCTGTATAACTTAAAAGGCAGTCAAAATGTTTGGACGGCAGATTCCGCTTTCCGCCCAAACATTTGCCTTTAAATTAACGCCAAGCGACAGTTTTTTCTCTTTCAGGGGACAAAGGGTTAGGCATTAAACAGCCCGTTCCGCTCCTGCTCCTGGTAGTTTTGAACCGTTTCTATGGCATTGTCAACAACATCGCTAAGGGCAGTAATAAAGCTGCCAGGCTTGGCCAGGCTCATGGCGTGTTTAATGGCGTCAATCTCTTTTGATACTACTTCGCAAGGTTTATTAGGGTCGACAGAAAAAATGCCTTCTTTAAGCAGGTTTAATATATTTTCTTCGGTACGGCCGCGCAGGTGTTTTTCCTGCCGCAGGATAATGTAATCAAACATTTCGGCGGCTATTTTGCCAACCTCGCGGATGTCATCGTCGCGCCTGTCGCCCGTGCCTGCAATGATACCGATTTTCAATGGCGAATCGATATGCCTTAAAAATTCCTTGATGCCGTTAAAGCCATCAGGGTTATGGGCAAAATCAATCATAAAGCGGAAATCCTTGAAATCAAAAATATTCATGCGGCCAGGAGTTTGCGCTGCCGATGGAATAAAGGTTTCAAGAGACATTTTGATATCCTCGGTTTTGAAGCCCCACAGGAAAGTAGCCAGCGTGGCCGCCAGCACATTCTCAATCATAAACGGCACGGTGCCGCCAAACGTTAACGGGATAAGGATAGTACGCTGTACGCGGATTTTCCAATCGCCTTTTTGGATGGTGATAAAGCCATTCTCGCAAATGGCAGCTATCCCACCTTTGCGGCAATGTGCTTTGATGATGGGATTGTTTTCATTGCGGCTAAAATAGGCTATGTTACAATCGGCCTTGTTTCCTAAACGCACACAATATTCATTATCGGCATTTAATACACCCCAGCCATCTTTTTTTACCGAGTTTAACACCGTGCCTTTTACCCTTGCCAGGTCATCCAGCGTATGAATATCGGCCAGGCCAAGGTGATCTGCCTGGATGTTGGTAATTACGCCAATATCGCAAAAGCCAAATCCCAGCCCCGAGCGCAGGATGCCGCCGCGGGCGGTTTCCAATACGGCAAAATCAACGGTAGGATCTTTCAGGATAAACTCCGAGCTTACCGGCCCGGTGGTATCACCTTTCAGCATCATGGTGTTTTGCACATAAATACCATCAGATGTGGTAAAGCCTACCCTGTGCCCGTTATTTCTTACAATATGCGCTATCAGGCGGGTTGTGGTGGTTTTCCCATTGGTACCGGTGATGGCAATAATAGGAATGCGTGCCGATTTGCCCGGAGGGTAAAGCATATCCAATACATGGCCGGCTACGTTACGTGGCAGGCCTTCGCTTGGTGCAATGTGCATCCGGAAGCCCGGCGCTGCGTTAACCTCCAGTATTACACCGCCATTTTCGGTAAGTGGCTCGTGCAGGTTTTCGGCCATAATATCAATGCCGCAAATATCAAGGCCGATTATTTTAGAGATTCGTTCGCAGATGAAAACGTTTTGGGGGTGTACGTGGTCGGTAACGTCGACAGATGTACCGCCGGTACTTAAGTTGGCGGTGGATTTTACAAATACTTTTTCGTCTTTAGCCGGTACTGTATCAAGAGTATAGCCCTTTTTTTCAAGCAGGTCGATGGTGTCGCGATCAATCGAGATCAGTGTCAATACATTCTCGTGCCCGTAGCCACGGCGGGGATCGGCATTTTCCTTGTCTATCAGTTGTTGTATGGTTGATACACCATCGCCCATGACATGAGCCGGATCGCGCAGGGCGGCGGCAACCATTTTATTATCAATTACCAGTACACGGAAATCATAACCGGTAATAAAGCGTTCCACAATAACCCTTCGCGATATTTTGGCGGCATGCTCATAGGCGGCAATAGCTTCCTCTTCTGTACGGATATTGATAGAAATGCCCCGGCCGTGGTTACCATCCAGCGGTTTAAATACCAACGGGAAGCCAACCTTGCGAATGGCTTCGGCTACGCCTGCAACAGATGATATAGTGATGCCTTTGGCAACCGGGATAGCCTGCTCCTGCAGCATGCGCTTGGTTTCATCCTTATTGCTGGCAATATCAACAGCTATGCTGCTGGTTTTCTCGGTCATGGTAGCGCGGAAACGCACCTGGTTTTTGCCATAACCTAACTGTACCAGCGATTGATTGTTAAGCCTGATCCAGGGGATATCCCTTGCAATGGCCTCTTCCACAATTGATCCTGTACTTGGCCCTAAACGGGTATTCTCGCGGATTTCGCGCATCTCCTGTATATCGGCTTCCAGGTTATAGTCTTCGCCTTTTATCAGGGCCTCAGCAATCCGCACGGCCGATTCTGCAGCAAAGGCGCCCACCTTCTCTTCAATATAAGCAAAAACAACATTGTACACACCCTTTGTTTTAGTTTCACGGGTACGGCCAAAGCCTGTGTCCATACCGGCAAGGGTTTGTATTTCAAGGGCTATATGCTCAATAACGTGCCCCATCCAGGTGCCGGCAATAACCCGCTGAAAAAAGCCGCCGGGTACTCCGGGCGAACAGCGGTGTGCATATAACGAGGGAAGTAGTTTTTCTAAACGCTCATAAAAGCCATCAATCTCGTTAGTTGGCTTATGTTCCATTTCCTGCAGGTCAAGCCGCATCTGTATTAACTTTTTGCGGTTTATGCTCCAGATGTTCGGGCCGCGCAACACTTGTATATTCTCAATCTTCATAGGCTTGTTACAAAATTCTTTAAGGGCTTAATTTCTTTAAAACTATAAAACTTAATAGTGTAAATAAAACATTTAAGGCTAAAAAGGCATTATTTGTTTATAACAGACTGAGTTTTTGGTTCATTTTATCGTAATTTGTGGTTTTATTAGTTGATTGGGTTGGATTAGGTTGATTGAGAGAGTGGTTGCTTTTATTTTGGGGCAAACTAAACTAATCAACCTAATTTAACCCAATCAACGCAAAACTTAAAAGAAATGATTGTCCCGAAAGGAAAACTAATTATTATAGGCGGCGCGGTTGATATGGGGAGTAACGTAACCATACAGGAACACATTTTACAGCCTGATTATATTAAATTTTTTGAACAGGGCATTTTAAAGCGAATCATCACCGAATCGGCAAAGCACCATGGCTCATTAATTGAAGTGATTACCACTGCATCGCAAATTCCAGAGTTGGTGGGCGAAGAATATGTTAAAGCATTTGGGCAGCTTAATGTTACCCATGTTAATGTATTGCACATTAAAAGCCGCGAAGATGCCGCAAAAAAAGAATATTTAGACCGCGTCCGCAAAGCAGATGTAGTTATGTTTAGCGGGGGCGACCAATTGAGGCTGACCGCGATTTTTGGCGGTACTGAGTTTTTACAGATTCTGAAAAAGAGATATCAGTTTGAAGATTTTGTAATAGCAGGTACCTCGGCCGGCGCGGCGGCTGCATCAACCCACATGATTTACCGTGGGCAAAGTAACGAAGCGCTCATTAAGGGAGAGGTACAGATAACAGCGGGATTGGGTTTTGTTGATTCTGTTATTGTTGATACACACTTTGTGCAACGTGGCCGCATTGGTAGATTAATGTACGCCGTAGCAACAAACCCCGGCATTTTGGGTATCGGCCTGGGCGAAGATGCCGGCTTGCTGATAACCGAAGGCAGTGTAATGGAGGCCATTGGTTCGGGGCTGATTATTTTGGTTGATGGCAGGAATATTGTAGCAACCAATATTTATGATGTAGAAATTGGCTCACCGGTTTCTATCGAAAATTTAAAGGTACATGTTATGTCTATATACGATAAATATGATTTGGCAGCGCATCGTTTAATGATAAAAAAGACAGTTAAGGTTGAAGAGGGCGTGTTCATAAACGCGCCCGATAGCGATCTTTTGCAATAAAGCCTCGCTCAATTCTCTTCAGAGGAGAGAGTTTTAATAGGGTTGTTTAAAATAAACCTATCCCAAAGCGTTTATAATATACCAATTTTTGAATCAACTAAATTATTCAAAATGAAGATCATTATCCATGGCGGTTTTTTTAGCGAATCGCAAACTAACCAGGAAGTAAAGCAGGCCAAACAACAGGCGTTAAAAGATATTGTGCAGGCCGGTCATAAATACCTGTTAAGCCATACCGCGTTGGAAACCGTTGTTTATACCGTTAGACTGCTGGAAGATTGCGATTTGTTTAACGCCGGTACCGGATCGCAGATTCAGAGCGATGGCAAAATCCGTTTAAGCGCATCGTTAATGGACGGAAAAACGCAGAAATTTTCGGGCGTTATTAATATCGAAGATGTAAAAAACCCCATTTGTATAGCCGAAAAATTAATGGCTTTTGATGATCGTGTTTTGAGCGGCAAAGGTGCCAAGGAGTTTGCCACCAATAATGGCGTAACTTATTACAATCCCGAAACACCACAGCGCAGGCATGAGTATGAGAAAAAGCTGAGCGACTCCATTAGGTTGGGGACTGTTGGCTGCGTAGCGCTCGACCTTTATGGCAACCTTGCGGCGGCAACATCAACAGGGGGCAAAGGCTTTGAAATGCCTGGCCGGGTGAGCGATTCGGCTACTACAGCGGGCAATTACGCCAATGGTTTTGCAGCAGTATCCTGCACAGGTGTTGGCGAAGACATTGTGAGTGGCTCGGTAGCCTCAAAGATTGTTACGCGGGTTACTGATGGTTTGCCAATTTCGGTTGCTGCCGAGAAAACGTTAGATGAAATGAAGCCTTACGATGGTTTTGCCGGCATTATCGGTATTTCGGCAGATGGCCATATTTATCACGCTGATACCCATCCCTATATGGTTTGGGCGCTGCATGACGACGATGTGGAGGTTTTTGATTAGCGGTCCGGGTTTTATGCTTCACCCGAAATGTCTTCTCCAAAGTGGATAATGTTGCCATTATTATCCAAAATGCTGAACTGACGCCTTTTCCAGGGCATATTTTTAAGCTTGCCGTTGGGGTGAACTACGCCTTGAGGGGTATATTCTGCATATAGCATGTCAACCTCAGTCACATTGATGTAACAACCGGTATTTTTAGGAACTTCAGGATCATCGGTAGGCCAAAGGTGAATGGTGATTTCGTCCCGGTTAAAAATAACATAGCCATCCCAGTTAGCCACCAATATAAAGTTTAGCTTTTCGGTATAAAATTGTATGGTTTCTGCGGCATTCAGTGATGCCAGGATGGGGATGGCTTTTTGTAACATGGCTTAAAAATTGACTTAATTCAGGAGAAAAACTCAAATATACCTCAAAAAATTTTGCATGTAACAACTTTGTTAAAGCGTGGCTACGTTTTTTTGTTGATTAATAAATAGGTTTGTTATTAACTGATCTTATTAATTATTAACTATGAAACTAAAACTACTTTTTTCATGCCTGCTTTCTGCGGGCATAGGCGCACAGCTGTCCGCGCAGGAAACCGTTGACCCTGTAATGGTTCAAAAAATCCGCGAAGAGGGTCTTAACCATTCTAAAGTAATGGAAACCGCCTTTTACTTAACAGATGTCTCCGGTCCGCGCCTGTCGGGTTCGCCAGGTTTAAAAAGGGCTCAGAACTGGGCTGTTGAACAGTTGAAAACCTGGGGTATAGCCAACGCCAAATTGGAATCATGGGGTAAATTTGGTAAAGGCTGGGAAGTTCAAAAAAACTATGCAGCTATTACAGTTCCCTACTATCATGCCATTATAGCCATCCCTAAAGCCTGGACACCAGGTACGGGAGGTTTGATAAAAGGCGATATAATGGTAGTAAAGGCAGATTCGGCCGCCGAGCTGGGAAAATACAAGGGCAAGCTGGCTGGTAAGATTGTAATATTTGATACCAAACCACTTACCGAACGTACATTTAAATCAGATGCAGCACGTTACACCGATGAGGAGCTTGATAAGATGGAAAAAGCCACCATGGCGCCTGCCCGCCAGCGTACGGCATTTGATCCAAACTCGCCGCAGTTTGCAGCAATGCGTAAACAGCGGGCGTTCAGGACCATGTTAGGGACATTTTTGCAGGACGAAAAGGTTGCCCTGGTACTTAGCCAGGCCCGCGGCACCGATGGTACCGTATTTACCACCAACGGTGCATCATATGCAGATACCGCAAAAGCCGTTGCGCCCGAATTGGAAACCAGCAGCGAGGATTTTCAACGTATTTTACGCCTTGTAAATGCAGGCAAACCAGTACAGCTTGAAGCGGATATTAAAACCCAGTTTTTTACCGATGACCTGCAAGGTTACGACGTAGTTGGCGAGATACCTGGTACCGACAAAAAGTTGAAAGACCAGGTAGTAATGATAGGTGGCCACCTTGATTCATGGCACGCCGGCACCGGTGCAACAGATAATGCAGCAGGCAGCGCGGTGATGCTGGAAGCTATGCGGATATTAAAAGCTATCGGCTTTAAGCCAAAACGCACCATCCGTATAGCCTTATGGAGTTCGGAGGAGCAGGGGCTGTTTGGCTCACGGGGATATGTGCTTAACCACTTTGGCGATCCTAAAACCATGGAACTGAAGCCGGAGCAGGCCAAACTATCGGCCTATTACAACCTTGATAACGGTACAGGCAAAATACGCGGCATCTATTTACAGGGCGACTCAGCCGCTGGGCCGATATTTAAAGCATACCTGGAGCCATTTAAAGACCTGGGCGCCACTACAGTTACCGTTGGCAACACAGGCGGTACCGATCACCAATCGTTTGATGCGGTGGGTATTCCGGGATTCCAGTTTATACAGGATGCTATTGACTACGGCTCGCGTACCCACCACAGCAACCAGGATACTTACGACCGCCTGATTGAAGATGACCTGAAACAAGCCGCTACCATCATAGCATCATTTGTGTACAACACCAGCCAGCGCCAGGAAATGATACCACGCAAGGAACTCCCTAAGCCGCAGCCGGCAAGAGGATTTTAGCAGATAGTTATTCTTATAAAAGCCCCCGGCACTGGTGTTCGGTTTTGGTAGGGGATGAATGGGGTGTTCGGGGCTTTTAGTGTAATGTTTTGTTTTTCAGAGCGTTAGGTGTTCGGATGTAATAAGCGCTAAAAACTACACTATCTCATTATCAGTAACTTAACTTTTTTTAGGTGTTCGGAGTGTATGGTGTGGCGAACATGGGTTGCGGGTAGTGGGGCGCTTTAGGTTAGGTTGGTAACCTTTTCTACCACTTTGTCTTTAAGGTCGGTAACGGCTTTGGTGCCTGCGGGTACTTTTTCTTTGACGGTGCGCCAGCTTTTATCCAGGTTGTCGGTTATTTTGCCACGCAAATCGGCGGTATCATCGGCAAGCAGCAGGTAGACAATGGCTCCGGCAGCGGCTAATCCGATAACTACAGGGACCAGCACATTATTTTTTTGGGTTTTGAATGGGTTTTTCATAGCATTTTATCCGGTATGGTGTATGTGTTGGCAACAATACGCAGCGCTGAATGTTTTATTTTAATTAAAAAGCAAGGCCATTTCGCTGTTTTTTTATAGAAACAAGTATAAAAAGCATAATTATTAATTAGAAAATTAACCCAAACGACAACCCCCTCAAATCAAAAGATCAATTAGCGGCACAGCCCCCAAAGCCCAATCCGTGGTGACTTTGGCCCCCTTGCCTATAGCAATTGTTGTATGGCGGCTAACACCAAAATGTAACAGCGCGGTAATCCCAACCAGGGGCCGGTACTTGCGGCATACCCGCCGACAAAACACTGCAATTATTTGCAGGCAAATGATAACAAATCATCAATTTATATTCGATAAAGTTTAAAAAAAGGGCCGGTTTTTGAAAAAAAGTACAGGTGTGTGCCACCAGGGATACTACCTGTCGACGCTTACTTTTGCGCTGCGAACCCTTGTCAGCCCCCGCTCCGAACACCGCCGGTTACTTTCTGTACTCTTACGGGCTCCTAAAAAATGGGAGGGTAAGGGTATTGGTTGGATATCGTATCCGGGTTTCTGATGGGCGCCGCACCTAAGCCCGCCCTGCCAACCGGCCTGTGTTCCCCCGGAGCAATTTTCAGGCGCTTTTTGCTAAAATGTTTTAGCAATCCGGGGCAGCGCCGGGTGGTTCAACTGTTACCGCCATCAATTTACCGGCACCGGCAATATGATCTGCCCGCCCGAAATTCTGGTTTTCATGCACCATCGGTGCTACCCGTTTGTAGCAACAACGCACCACCACGTTTTTTGCCCCGTAGCGGGCTACCCTTCTAACACGCGGGTAACCTGCAGAATGGCATAGGTAGCACCTACGGCGCACAAATCATTTTTGTTATCGGGGCTACAAACGGGTAGCGCCTATGGCGCAGGCTGCGAAGGAGGGGCAATATGCAAACACTACCCTACCACCTAACAAGCTTACCCCATAGGTGTTCGGAAGAAATAAAAAAGCGGGGAATGTGCGATTCCTTCCTTGGGGAAGGGGGAGGTAGGGGTTAAATCAGGCGTTCAGGTGCAAGTTTTAGTCGCGCGGTGAAACCCTTCCCTGCTTTTGCGCACATTGCCAGCCGCACCCCTCCCGTGGTGCTACTGTGTGTACACATCTCTCTAAGTAAAGAAAATTGTCATTTCGATAGAGCATGTGTGGGATTGTGCGGGAGAGCGAAAGAGAAATCCTATACGATTTGCATCGCACCACGCAAATTTGCAAGCATGACGTATAGGATTTCTCCTCACGCCAACGCTCAATGCCCGCCCCAGTTCGTTCGAAATGACATTTTTTTTATTATTGATACGTTTCCAAAAGATATGTACACACAGTAGCCCGTGGTGAGGGAATTAAAAAAGTCTTCCGAACAGCTAACAACCC
The genomic region above belongs to Mucilaginibacter sp. KACC 22773 and contains:
- a CDS encoding biotin--[acetyl-CoA-carboxylase] ligase, with translation MQNNIFSALFVGQNLVTIKEVDSTNTYLKTLLSNSKPLPEGTAIMAESQFAGRGQQQNKWHSEPGKNLTFSILLTPSFLPVLQQFDLTRAISLGVIEALNPLLGDRLKIKWPNDIYYDDHKLGGILIETHLQGDRIKDAIIGIGLNINQEHFEAGAGNAISVKQILQKDYDLRALLLEICGHIEGYYLKLKAGKFLFVRSAYLNRLYWLNEVRDFRSDGETFRGTIIGVKDEGLLVVEHNNFAAREFSLKQIEFLNK
- a CDS encoding protein-disulfide reductase DsbD N-terminal domain-containing protein, which produces MKKLLLLMVALVICAGAYAQIETPVRWAYAAKKLNSKEAVVYLKATIQPGWHIYSLNVGDGGPIATSFVFSKSKDYAPVGKTTEPKPLSKYEESFKMNVTYFEREVVFSQKISLKSATAGTVTGKLTYMTCNDKKCLPPDDVDFTIPLGK
- a CDS encoding protein-disulfide reductase DsbD family protein; this encodes MNLFKKINWLPTSIAVVTLLIIFGLNAPKPVYAAQKGGKDTTAAPADIQFTSIPTAADSIAIRKKAAMEAAAQQANQSTPQADSVTKQTAGSSVKASKSTAANAMPESLWAIFIAGFVGGLLAVTMPCIYPLLPLTVSFFTKKSGSRAKGIGHSLLYGLSIIIIYVTLGVVITLIFGPDALNALATNGIFNIFFFLLLVVFGVSFLGAFEINLPSSLANKLDQNSDKGGMIGIFFMAATLVVVSFSCTGPLVGGLLAAAATKGDRLGPAVGMFGFSLALALPFTLFALFPSALKSLPKSGGWLNSVKVVLGFIELAFSLKFLSNVDLAYHWNFFDREVFLSIWIAIGLLITLYLIGKIKFSHDSDLPYLSVTRTFIAVGFLAFTIYLIPGLWGAPLKVVSGFLPPPATQDFDLTRLSSGGSATPEQKVSIKEKKYESIFARGKHQGLNEWYDYNQAIQVSKELKKPILIDFTGWNCANCRKMENEVWPDPEVRKRMQNDFVLLELYVDEKTDLPASEVYTSSFSFKKITGIGAKNSDYETTKFNTNSQPYYVILDSDGNVLVPPKGADFSISNYIKFLDSGIAAYKK
- the pfkA gene encoding 6-phosphofructokinase; translation: MTQIKKIGLYTSGGDSPGMNAAIRAVVRTAIYYGIEVMGIRRGYDGMTKGDFVPMNRKSVSNIIQRGGTILKTARCDNFRTPEGRQQAYDHLKKNNIDALVGIGGDGTFTGAKVFGAEYDMPIIGLPGTIDNDLMGTDFTIGYDTAINTVVEAVDKIRDTAESHDRLFIVEVMGRDSGLIALRTGIAAGAEAILIPEHKGGMEGLFNRLEHGRKDKTSRIVIVAEGEEAGGAFEVGRLVQERFPNYDTRISILGHIQRGGAPSCMDRVLASRVGAAAVEALRDGHRNEMIGIIHNEIAYTPFEHAIKHHVEINPNLLKLVEILSM
- the ku gene encoding non-homologous end joining protein Ku; translated protein: MRSIWKGSIGFGLVSIPVKLYSAVQTSSLDLDMLDSRDHSRIRYQRVNEKTHKEVPYDKIVKGYKLANDDYVIVEDQDFEDAAPEKSKIIEIESFVDIADVNPMFYETSYYTEPDTKSNKAYALLLKALIQSKKAGLARFVLRSTESLCVVHPVEHVLVVTRIRFAQEIRSAEDLDIAKDVTVSKKELDVGLALINQYAEDFDVSKFKDEYNDELLKIIKAKSKGKRATVKKLKPRETDSDDLYDQLMSSLKKKA